The Diorhabda sublineata isolate icDioSubl1.1 chromosome 6, icDioSubl1.1, whole genome shotgun sequence genome includes a window with the following:
- the LOC130445168 gene encoding uncharacterized protein LOC130445168, whose protein sequence is MTDQKLLMAEDKRLTTSSTSNVTCCSNSDKNNAVSSETQSEKSKLEKNNGVNGLNHVCRTIDFGDSSSIDDMFASYDETRRQQQREKWNFDFANEVPLEGDWEWERVPAESPKAQVVVSSLKKNRESRNV, encoded by the exons ATGACAG atcaaaaattattaatggcTGAAGATAAGCGTCTCACAACATCGAGTACATCAAATGTGACTTGCTGCTCTAATTCTGATAAAAATAATGCAGTTTCTTCTGAAACTCaatcagaaaaatcaaaattagaaaaaaataatggcGTGAACGGGCTCAATCACGTTTGTAGAACAATTGATTTCGGTGATTCATCTAGTATCGATGACATGTTTGCATCCTATGACGAGACTCGACGACAacaacaaagagaaaaatggaatTTCGATTTTGCTAACGAAGTACCTTTGGAAGGAGATTGGGAATGGGAAAGAGTACCGGCGGAAAGTCCAAAAGCTCAAGTAGTTGTGTCTTCTTTGaagaaaaatagagaaagtAGGAATGTTTGA